Part of the Trichoderma asperellum chromosome 1, complete sequence genome is shown below.
TCTGCCCCATTCGTCTTTCCGCTCATGAGAATGTATCCCAAGCAGAACCGATACGGCCCAACCGtcggcctcttcatcatgtGCATAGCCCTCGCGCTGAGCTCCTTCTCGCAGACTGTCTGGCACCTGATCCTCACCCAGGGCGTCCTGTTCGCCGTGGGCGGCTCGATCTGCTACGGACCCTGCATCCTGTACATGGACGAGTGGTTCGTCAAGCGCAAAGGCCTGGCGTTTGGCCTGATGTGGAGTGGTACAGGTATCGGCGGGTTCGCGATCCCAATGCTGCTCGAGTTTCTGCTGGGGCGGTACGGCTTGCGGACGACGCTGCGCATCTGGGCGGTGGCGCTCTTCGTGCTGACGATCCCCGTGGTCTACTTTGTCAAGCCGCGACTGCCGGTTACGACCGGTGCCAGGTTCCAGCTGTCGAAGCTGGGCTTTCTCTTTGACCGGTCATTCATCGTATTTCAGTTGGCAAACATAGTCCAGGCGCTGGGCTTCTTCATGCCGGGCCTGTATCTGCCGTCCTATGCCACCTCGGCTCTTGGCTCTGAGGCGTTCCCTGCCGCATTGACAGTCTTGGCCGTCAATGTTGCATCCGTTTTCGGGTGTATTGCTATGGGAATGCTTGCCGATCGGTTTCACGCTACGACGTGCCTCATGATATCAGCGGTGGGCGCGGCTGCGGGTGCTTTCTTGCTGTGGGGGTTTGCGACGAACTTGGCCGTCCTCTACATCTTTTGCGTCGTATACGGGATATTTGCAGGTTCATATTCAAGTGCTTGGACAGCAGTGATTCGCACGGTGGTTTCCAAGCCAAGTCAAGCAGGCACCTCAAGCGGAGGCTCTGCTTTTGACCCGTTCATGATCTTTGGATACCTCGCGGCCGGCCGGGGCATTGGAAATGTTGTATCAGGCCCTCTGAGTGAGGTTTTGGTCAAGGGAGCCCCGTGGCAAGGACAGGCCTTTGGTGGATATGGAAGCGGCTATGGCCCAGTTATTGCTTTTACTGGAATAACTGCCATTGCTGGCGGTGCCTCCTTTCTATGGAAGCGTGTTGGATGGATGTGATTTTCCTAAAGATAGATCGAGTCTGCGTACTAGAGCAGGTCAATAATGGAAGTAGATATTGTTCAAGTGGCCGGTCCATGTAGAATGAAGTTCCATGTAAATTGGTTTGCAGCCCACGTAACAAGAGGACAAAGAATAGAGACTATAATGCGATACTACGCACAGACGAGGGGGAAAGAGCATGAGAATTATAGAGGAATTGCTTTAATCACACAGTTATAGTGCATAGGAATTCGGTATCTCGTTAAAAATCTAGGACCTTTGAGTGATTGTAGCATTCGCATACAGCTTATTACACAGTAAGACGAGACAACTCCAAATAAAGGACTCAAGAAGTTGTAGCTGTTGGTATAGAAAGCGGACGCATAGGATGGTTGTGGGCGAATATCGTTAGTAACAGAACGGAACTCAGGAAGGTAAGTTTGTGTAGACAGCGTGGCCCACGCTATTCAGATTGATACTTGGTTGGTATGTGCCTAGAAGAAGCATGAGGGTTTGGCCAGCGATGTTCAACGTAAGAG
Proteins encoded:
- a CDS encoding uncharacterized protein (EggNog:ENOG41~TransMembrane:11 (o40-59i71-90o96-117i129-149o161-180i200-221o241-263i270-290o296-318i339-361o381-402i)); translated protein: MWHYRRNALLANKRPGFPFAFGIFQNYYSTHAPFMGSPNIAAIGTTAMGTMYLSAPFVFPLMRMYPKQNRYGPTVGLFIMCIALALSSFSQTVWHLILTQGVLFAVGGSICYGPCILYMDEWFVKRKGLAFGLMWSGTGIGGFAIPMLLEFLLGRYGLRTTLRIWAVALFVLTIPVVYFVKPRLPVTTGARFQLSKLGFLFDRSFIVFQLANIVQALGFFMPGLYLPSYATSALGSEAFPAALTVLAVNVASVFGCIAMGMLADRFHATTCLMISAVGAAAGAFLLWGFATNLAVLYIFCVVYGIFAGSYSSAWTAVIRTVVSKPSQAGTSSGGSAFDPFMIFGYLAAGRGIGNVVSGPLSEVLVKGAPWQGQAFGGYGSGYGPVIAFTGITAIAGGASFLWKRVGWM
- a CDS encoding uncharacterized protein (TransMembrane:12 (i52-78o90-109i121-140o146-167i179-199o211-230i250-271o291-313i320-340o346-368i389-411o431-452i)~EggNog:ENOG41); protein product: MGRASVEDYPQVESIQLDTTTPGDSSVSPDIGSESEHGVSLPPVDTGRDAMLFLAACIIIECLVWGFPFAFGIFQNYYSTHAPFMGSPNIAAIGTTAMGTMYLSAPFVFPLMRMYPKQNRYGPTVGLFIMCIALALSSFSQTVWHLILTQGVLFAVGGSICYGPCILYMDEWFVKRKGLAFGLMWSGTGIGGFAIPMLLEFLLGRYGLRTTLRIWAVALFVLTIPVVYFVKPRLPVTTGARFQLSKLGFLFDRSFIVFQLANIVQALGFFMPGLYLPSYATSALGSEAFPAALTVLAVNVASVFGCIAMGMLADRFHATTCLMISAVGAAAGAFLLWGFATNLAVLYIFCVVYGIFAGSYSSAWTAVIRTVVSKPSQAGTSSGGSAFDPFMIFGYLAAGRGIGNVVSGPLSEVLVKGAPWQGQAFGGYGSGYGPVIAFTGITAIAGGASFLWKRVGWM